In Candidatus Glassbacteria bacterium, one DNA window encodes the following:
- a CDS encoding zinc ribbon domain-containing protein, with protein sequence MPIYEYQCKSCGKQIEVLQSSTETEKHKCPGCGKGMERMMSAHGVGKSSAPPPTCGDGSCASGSCPYN encoded by the coding sequence ATGCCGATCTACGAGTACCAGTGCAAGTCGTGCGGGAAGCAGATCGAGGTCCTGCAGTCTTCAACAGAGACAGAGAAGCATAAATGCCCGGGGTGCGGCAAGGGGATGGAGCGGATGATGAGCGCCCACGGAGTCGGCAAGAGCAGCGCTCCGCCGCCCACGTGCGGCGACGGTTCCTGCGCATCGGGCTCCTGTCCGTATAACTGA
- a CDS encoding sulfatase, protein MGLSTAALAAIALPDIIRAAAGGRDRPNILWISCEDMSRELGCYGYENIRTPIIDRLAAQGLKYTNAYTVAPVCAPNRSGIITAMYPNSIGSSHMRTSVKEYQCVPPPYVHCFTEYLRAAGYFCTNNSKTDYQFAPPLTAWDRQGNRHDDWAGRAEGQPFFSVINFTITHESQIRVPLEKDPVKDPATVELPPYYPDTPLVRRDMARYLDNIETMDSQVGEVLDRLERDGLAGSTIVIFWSDHGRGLPRGKRWVYDSGIQIPLIVRWPGMVEPGTESDELVCSIDFGPTALSMAGVEIPAHMQGQAFLGGQKAGPRDYVFAFRDRMDETYDMIRAVRDKRFKYIRNYHPEKPYAQRIEYMDLMPTMQEWRRLAAEGKLVGPQKLFFADTKPVHELYDCDKDPHEIDNLAYDPACAGVLARMQAAMDEWIEEIDDVGFITEDQLIERFWPGRVQPVTRPPRIVPDGGSLRRAVLVGMASPTDGASIAWTSEEGEDVHWNLYSGPLRLTSSAIIRARAIRIGYTESEEVRASFRVD, encoded by the coding sequence ATGGGCCTCTCGACAGCGGCGCTGGCCGCGATCGCTCTGCCAGATATCATCCGCGCGGCCGCTGGCGGCAGGGACCGGCCTAATATCCTCTGGATCAGCTGCGAGGATATGAGCCGCGAACTCGGCTGCTACGGTTACGAAAATATCCGCACCCCCATTATCGACCGGCTGGCCGCCCAGGGCCTGAAATACACCAATGCTTATACGGTTGCGCCTGTCTGTGCCCCCAACCGCTCCGGGATAATCACGGCCATGTACCCCAACAGTATCGGCAGCAGCCACATGCGCACCAGTGTCAAGGAATACCAGTGTGTGCCGCCGCCCTACGTCCACTGCTTCACCGAGTATCTTCGCGCCGCCGGCTATTTCTGCACCAACAACTCCAAAACCGACTACCAGTTCGCCCCGCCTCTCACCGCCTGGGACCGCCAGGGCAACCGTCACGATGACTGGGCCGGGAGAGCCGAGGGCCAGCCGTTTTTCAGCGTCATCAACTTCACGATTACCCACGAAAGCCAGATCCGCGTCCCGTTGGAAAAGGACCCGGTCAAAGACCCGGCTACGGTCGAACTGCCCCCCTATTACCCGGACACGCCGCTGGTCCGCCGTGACATGGCCCGTTACCTGGACAATATCGAAACCATGGACAGCCAGGTGGGCGAGGTCCTGGACCGTCTGGAGCGCGACGGTCTGGCCGGCAGCACGATAGTCATCTTCTGGAGCGACCACGGCCGCGGCCTGCCCCGCGGTAAGCGCTGGGTCTACGATTCCGGGATCCAGATTCCCCTGATAGTCCGCTGGCCCGGCATGGTCGAGCCCGGCACCGAAAGTGATGAGCTGGTCTGCTCGATCGATTTCGGCCCCACCGCGCTGAGCATGGCCGGGGTCGAAATCCCGGCGCATATGCAGGGACAGGCGTTCCTGGGCGGACAGAAAGCCGGCCCACGCGATTACGTGTTCGCTTTCCGTGACCGGATGGACGAGACCTACGACATGATCCGCGCCGTGCGCGACAAGCGCTTCAAGTATATCCGCAACTACCACCCGGAGAAACCCTACGCCCAGCGGATCGAGTACATGGACTTGATGCCCACTATGCAGGAGTGGCGGCGGCTGGCGGCCGAGGGCAAACTGGTGGGTCCGCAGAAACTGTTTTTCGCCGACACTAAGCCCGTCCACGAGCTCTACGACTGCGACAAGGACCCCCACGAGATCGACAACCTGGCCTACGACCCGGCCTGCGCCGGGGTGCTCGCCAGGATGCAGGCTGCGATGGACGAGTGGATCGAGGAGATCGATGATGTCGGCTTTATCACCGAGGACCAGTTGATTGAGCGCTTCTGGCCCGGGCGTGTCCAGCCGGTTACCCGGCCGCCGAGGATCGTTCCCGACGGAGGCAGTCTTCGCCGGGCCGTGCTGGTCGGCATGGCCAGCCCCACCGACGGCGCCTCGATTGCCTGGACCAGCGAGGAGGGCGAGGACGTGCACTGGAACCTTTACTCCGGCCCCCTCCGGCTGACCTCGTCCGCCATTATCCGCGCCAGGGCGATCAGGATCGGCTACACCGAGAGCGAGGAAGTCCGGGCCAGTTTCCGAGTGGACTGA